The genomic interval TATGTTATGTGCTTGGCTTGCCACGGGTAATCCAATTTACAAATCAATAGCCAAATCTTCGTTTGACTTTTTGTTATCCAAAACCTTCCGTGACGATAGCATTAAAGTAATTTCAAATAAAAGTTGGTTACAAAAAGGCGAAGAACAATTTCCGCCAGCTATTGGTGGCGAACAGCCCATTGATATTGCCTATACGATTTTGGCACTCAGCAAATTTTATGGTGTGTTCAAAGAAGAAGAGTATATGAAAAAAATGGAAACCTCGTTCAATTGGTTTTTAGGGAATAACCATTTGCACCAAATTATCTATAATCCTTGTACAGGGGGCTGTTATGATGGGCTAGAAGAAACGTCTGTTAATCTTAACCAAGGAGCTGAATCTACAGTGAGTTACCTAATGGCACGATTAACCATCGAAAAATCATTTAAAAATAGCTTAATTGATTCTTTGCAAGAAGAAGACTCTCTACAAATTTGAGTAATCTCAATAATTTGATGAATTGCTGATACATCCATCAAGCAAAATCTGCCATTTGCGGTTTTGTTTGATTATTAGTTTTTTATATACAATTTAATACATGGTATATCTATTAAAGAAGGCCAATGTGTGAATTATGTAACTTATAACAAGGTTTGTGTAACACTTTAGCCAAGTTAAAAGCTCAACTTTGTAGAGTAGAACTTCTAAACCCCTTAGAACAAACTGTATGAGTAATCTTCTTTATGTTATCGCAATTATTTTAGTTATTATTTGGGCAACAGGCTTTTTTGGCTTTCACGGAGGAAATATTCTTCACATTCTTTTGGTCATTGCTGTGGTAGCCGTATTACTACGGATTATCAGAGGAAAGGGCTCTCTTTAAGGATTATCGTATTATTTCAAAATATCAAAAATTAAACCAAAGTAAGCAATGAAAATCCAACACTTTAATATAGTTCTTCTTACCTTTCTAGCCATTATAGGCTTGACAAACTGTAATACTTCGCCCGAGAAAAAAGAAGCAAAAGTAGAAGAAGCTAAAGCCGATGTTGTTGAAGCTACCAAAGATCTACAACAAGCTCGCTCGGATTCTGTTAATGAGTATCGTAAATACAAGGTTGAAGCCGAAACTAGGCTCGCCGAAAATGAACGTATAATCGGTGAGATTGAAGAAAAACTCAAAACCGAAGATGCCAAAACTCGTGCATCATTAGAAAAAGACTTAAATGTACTTAATCAGAAAAATGCGGATTTGAAATTCAAAATCCAAAATTATGAAGAAGGTCCTAAAGAAAAATGGGGCATATTTAAGCAAAATTTCAATCGTGATATGGATGCCTTAGGCAAGTCGATATCTTCATTGGCCGAAAAAAACATGAAAAAAAATAAATAGAAAATGTTTTTGTTGTGGTGACAAAAAGCAAGTGAACCCTCATAAACGAAAGTGTTTGTGGCAAAGGTTCTTAATACTTAATCAATATTCCTTGTAGTACATAAACCTTATTTTGATTCAATTTTGTTGGATTAAGATAAGGTTTTTTTGCAACAGCCCGCTTCATATCAGTCCTATCTCAAATTATGATAGTTGTTATTTTTTGTGCAGAAATCAAATAATTCAGCTACTTTGTGGCATCAAGGTTTTTGTCAAAAACTAAAGCAACAATCCATCTGATGTAAACTATGATAGAAAATGAATTTTGGCAATTTGATGCCAGTTATTGGTTTCAACAATTAAATAGCTCAGAAAAAGGGCTATCTCGACAAGAGGCAGCAGTTTTACTTCAAAACTCCACCAACCACAAAAAAGAAGCATCACGATTTATAAAGGATTTACAACTATTTATAGCTCAATTCAAAAGCCCACTTATGCTTTTATTGATTGGAGCTGTAATTCTTTCGGCGTTTTTGGGCGATACCTCCGATGTCTTCATTATTATGTTTATTGTGTTATCTACGGGGCTGTTAAGTTTTTTTCAAGAAAGAAATGCTAGTAGGGTGGTAGAAAAACTACAATCTATGATTTCGTTGAAAAGTACAGTTATTAGAGACAACCAACCAATAGAAATCAACTCGTTAGAGATTGTGACGGGCGATATTCTGGTATTCAAAGCGGGCGATATGATTCCAGCCGATTGCCTTATTATTGAAGATAATGAGCTGAATGCCAACGAAGCTAGTCTTACGGGCGAGTCGTACCCAGTAAGAAAACAAGCTGGCATACTGCCAGCAAAAACAGAGCTGTCTAAAAGAACCAATTGCCTGTGGGAAGGAGCTAGTATTGTGAGTGGCAACGCCAAAGCAGTGGTAATTGCAACGGGCAATAATACCATATTTGGTCAAATAGCCCAGAGTGCCTCAACAACGATTGAGACTACTTTTGAAAAAGGTATCAAAGATTTTGGTTTCTTTTTGATGAAAATAACCCTTGTGTTATCGGTTTTTATTTTGGTCATTAATTTACTCAATCACAAAAGCCCTATCGACTCTGCCCTTTTTGCCTTGGCCTTGGCGGTAGGTATGGCTCCTGAGTTGTTGCCAGCTATTACTACCATTGCCATGAGTGCAGGTGCTAAAAGAATGCTCGAAAAAAAGGTAATTGTCAAAAAATTGGCCTCTATTCAAAACCTAGGCGAAGTGAACCTGCTTTGTACCGACAAAACTGGTACTATTACCGAAGGCTCAATCAAGGTGGTAGGCTTGGTCAATGAAGCAGGGCAAGCAAGTGAATGGGTAAAACAATTGGCTTTTTGGAATGCCACTCACGAAAGCGGTTATGCCAATCCGATGGACGATGCCCTTAGGCGGCTAAACGTTGATGCGAGCAATTCCGCCCAAAAAATTGGTGAAATACCCTATGATTTTCTCCGCAAACGCCTCAGTATTGCTGTCAAAACCAACGAAGAGCGTTTGCTGATTACCAAAGGGGCATTTGCTCAAGTTATAGAAATATGCTCGACAGTACAGCTCGACAATGGTGTTGTTGAGGATATAGCCTTACATCAAGCCGCTTTAGTAAGTAAATTTGAACAATTTGGCATGTCTGGATTGCGTGCTATTGCCATTTGTTATAAAAATATTGAAACAGATATTATCACCAAAAATGATGAAACTGCCATGACGCTGGCAGGGTTTATTTTATTGGAAGACCCTGTAAAAGAGG from Flectobacillus major DSM 103 carries:
- a CDS encoding lmo0937 family membrane protein; amino-acid sequence: MSNLLYVIAIILVIIWATGFFGFHGGNILHILLVIAVVAVLLRIIRGKGSL
- the mgtA gene encoding magnesium-translocating P-type ATPase gives rise to the protein MIENEFWQFDASYWFQQLNSSEKGLSRQEAAVLLQNSTNHKKEASRFIKDLQLFIAQFKSPLMLLLIGAVILSAFLGDTSDVFIIMFIVLSTGLLSFFQERNASRVVEKLQSMISLKSTVIRDNQPIEINSLEIVTGDILVFKAGDMIPADCLIIEDNELNANEASLTGESYPVRKQAGILPAKTELSKRTNCLWEGASIVSGNAKAVVIATGNNTIFGQIAQSASTTIETTFEKGIKDFGFFLMKITLVLSVFILVINLLNHKSPIDSALFALALAVGMAPELLPAITTIAMSAGAKRMLEKKVIVKKLASIQNLGEVNLLCTDKTGTITEGSIKVVGLVNEAGQASEWVKQLAFWNATHESGYANPMDDALRRLNVDASNSAQKIGEIPYDFLRKRLSIAVKTNEERLLITKGAFAQVIEICSTVQLDNGVVEDIALHQAALVSKFEQFGMSGLRAIAICYKNIETDIITKNDETAMTLAGFILLEDPVKEGIVETIEELHKLHVNLKVITGDNKNVAASIAQKIGIINPKVLTGGEIVNTSPEALQHLVKQTHIFAEVEPQQKERIILALRRSYTVAYIGDGINDVSAINAADVGISVENAVDVAREAADFVLMEKSLMVLVDGIKEGRKTFANTLKYIFINTGSTFGNMFSVAFASLLLPFLPMLPKQILLMNFITDFPYLTVASDNVDQEQLNKPGKWDLRFIRNYMLIFGIHSSLFDILTFLTLLYVLKVKESAFQTGWFIESILTELFILFIIRTHKNFFKSQPGKYLFLLSILGLVLTLGLPYMPFANDIGLTPLPFINLGAMLLIVVAYIITADILKVWFFKKYRS